From the genome of Apostichopus japonicus isolate 1M-3 chromosome 17, ASM3797524v1, whole genome shotgun sequence:
GAGCCAGTGTGGCATGACCTGTTCAGGAAACGAATATCCTTTAACAGCATCTTGTCCATCACGATGTCCTTCAGAGCATTGTGGGCTGGCGAAGCTAGTTTTAACCATGCTGGCTCAACCTCATCATCTTCCCTTATAGGTGGATGTTGACATCTGTGAAACTTGTTGCATGTGTCCCAGCTGTGAATGTTAGCAGTATGGTAAACTACTTCTCAAGAGAACTTCTCAAGAAGCAGTTCTGGATCCTTGTCACAGGTGTGAGCTGATCACCATAGATGATTAGATACTGCTTGGATCCAGCTTGCAagctcctcacacgactttgtCTTACTTTTGGTTTTTGGTTGATGGTTTTTGACAGATGCCAGACATCAAACTGATGGTCAATGTTGGGATACTCTTTCTTGATGAGAGCTATGATCCCACAGTGCCTGTCAGTTGCAATCAAGTCCACAGTTACGTTGCATGCTTTCAGCTTTTCCATACACCTCTGAAACCCCAGCTTTTCCATTGCAACTGAGCTTGTAGTTTCTGACACCTGAACAAGTTCTgaaacaattattttttcagTCTCTGTGTCCATCAATGAGTAGGTGCAATACTTAGCGTTGTAACCTGGGGAGTCACACCGACCGTCACCAGAAAACTTAGCTTCCTTCTCCAGATAGTCTCCGCTGCTTTTTGAATGCACTGTATATAACAGGATTCAAGATATCCCTCTGAAAATTGTAGTAAGTTGATTTGCCTATGAAGTTAGGGCCAAGAAACTTGGCAAAGTGCCCCACTTTGTGGAAGGTATTCCCGCTAAACAGGATTGCTGCACTGACTAGCAAGTTACCAGCAGGTGTGCCGCCAAGCATTGCTTGAGAATCCCAAATCAGCAGCTGGTGGCCATTCACACAATACAGCTTAGCACGGAGCAGGATTCCCACATTAACCTTCTCAACATCCTCTACCGGTGCAAAACACTGGTTACAACGtaaactgtaaaataaaatGTCCAGTGCTTCTTCATACACTATCAATTTTCTGCCATGAACACACTTTTCTTCCTTTGTGGCTTCCCTTTCCTCATTGTCCTCAGATGAATCATCACTTTCAAGGTGGTACGAAACATCACTGGGGTGAGAGTCATCATGTGAAGAA
Proteins encoded in this window:
- the LOC139985102 gene encoding uncharacterized protein — protein: MEKDEEMVVIECDTHFLQTDVIEEEKVEKRVDETPVNVAEPAEKQSSSSHDDSHPSDVSYHLESDDSSEDNEEREATKEEKCVHGRKLIVYEEALDILFYSLRCNQCFAPVEDVEKVNVGILLRAKLYCVNGHQLLIWDSQAMLGGTPAGNLLVSAAILFSGNTFHKVGHFAKFLGPNFIGKSTYYNFQRDILNPVIYSAFKKQRRLSGEGS